The genome window ATGTCTAATAATTATGCCGGAATGCGCAGGGCATTGCAGGGGCAACCGGAGGGAACGATCGAGCGCTGCGCGCAACGCCTTCTCAACATTCGCAAGACGCTGATGCCATTGCGCACCCAGAAGAAAGAGAGCTCGCTGCTGCTGGCGACCTGGAACATTCGCGATTTCGATTCCAATAAATTTGGCTTCGGTCCACGCCTTCCGGAGACCTTTTATTATATCGCCGAGATGATCGCCTGCTTCGATCTGGTGGCGATCCAGGAAGTCAACCGCGACCTTTCGGCCCTGGAAAAGGTGATGAAAATCCTCGGCCGGGAATGGGACTATATCGCAACAGATACGACGGCCGGTTCTGGCGGCAATTCCGAGCGCATGGCCTTCGTCTACAACACTGAAAAGGTCTGGTTCCGCAAGATAGCCGGCGAAGTCGTGCTGCCGGGAGGTCATCTCGTTGTTTCCAGCAAGAAGGTGAAGGCGCCGAAAGGCCAGCCCGATGTCGAGCCGAAGACGGTCGAGATGGAGCAGCAATTCGCCCGCAGCCCGTTTCTCGTGGCATTCCAGTCCGGTTGGTTCCGTTTTAGCCTCTGTACGGTGCATATCTACTACGGTGCGGATTCGGGCGAGCAGTTGAAACGGCGAATCGGGGAGATCAAGCAGCTCGTCGAATTTTTCGCCGACCGGCAGGATGAAGCCAGCAGCCAGGAACTCGACGTCAGCGGCGCCGTTGAAAACTATATCCTGCTTGGCGATTTCAACGTCGTCAGCCCCGAACATGAGACGATGAAGGCCCTGAAGAGCCACGGCTTCATGGTTCCGGCCGAGATCGACGGCAAGAAGGTGCGAAAGCTGGGCGACCATTTCTACGACCAGATCGCCGTGCGCGTGAAGGACAAGCGCTTCAAGGTGGTGACCGGCGGACTGATCGATCTTTATGCCGACGTCTTCCGCTCCACCGATGAGGACAGGGCCCTCTATGCGGGATTCCTGCCGAAGAGCGATCCGGAAGCAGATCCGAAATTCAAGGCAAAGACGCCTGAGGCGCTCTACGAGAAATGGCGGACTTGGCAGATGTCGGATCATGCCCCGCTATGGTTGGAGATCGATACCGATTTCACCGAGAGCTATCTTCAGAGGATTGCAGCCGGCGAGCCGCCCGGACCGAAGCCGGTCTAACGCAGCACCCCATCGAGCAGCGGCATACCGATGATCGCGGCGGCGGCGATCAGGACATAGCAGGCGATGCGGAAGGTCCGTTCCTCGGCGAGCCCGAACAGTTTCGAACCGCCGTAGAGCCCGACCGCATAGCTCGGCAGGGTGACGACGGTGAGTGCGAAGACGGCAGGTACGAATAGTCCGCCGACATAGTAGCTG of Rhizobium sp. BT04 contains these proteins:
- a CDS encoding endonuclease/exonuclease/phosphatase family protein; translated protein: MSNNYAGMRRALQGQPEGTIERCAQRLLNIRKTLMPLRTQKKESSLLLATWNIRDFDSNKFGFGPRLPETFYYIAEMIACFDLVAIQEVNRDLSALEKVMKILGREWDYIATDTTAGSGGNSERMAFVYNTEKVWFRKIAGEVVLPGGHLVVSSKKVKAPKGQPDVEPKTVEMEQQFARSPFLVAFQSGWFRFSLCTVHIYYGADSGEQLKRRIGEIKQLVEFFADRQDEASSQELDVSGAVENYILLGDFNVVSPEHETMKALKSHGFMVPAEIDGKKVRKLGDHFYDQIAVRVKDKRFKVVTGGLIDLYADVFRSTDEDRALYAGFLPKSDPEADPKFKAKTPEALYEKWRTWQMSDHAPLWLEIDTDFTESYLQRIAAGEPPGPKPV